A region of the Leishmania panamensis strain MHOM/PA/94/PSC-1 chromosome 21 sequence genome:
CATCATGCAGCAGCATGCCAATCAGTTCGGGTGTGTCGAAGGCCTTCCAAATCACTTTGGTCTCGAGGTTATAAAAGCGATAGCTCAGCCGCTCGTGATCGCGGCCAAAGCGATCCTCCTGCAGGTCGTACGGGCGGAACCAGTTCTTCTGCGGCATGAACGTGCGGTCCGACAACTCCGTGCGGTTGCGGTCAAGGTACGAACGCACGGCGATGCGTTTGCCTACGGTGTACTTCTTGGGCACGAGGTGATAGTTGCCTCTCTTGTAAGAAATGACTTCACCAGGGGTGTGGAacgtgtgcagcagcagcgcgccgcgctTCGTGGAGAACATGGTCACCGTAACGCCCGACGTCTCTcactttttcctctttcggTTGCCTGCGTGTCGCCGCAGCTCCACTTCGATCCGCGTTAGAGTCTCTGCCCTGTTGATGGAgaatgcgtgtgtgtgtgtgcgtgtgcaccaGCGGCCACACAACCAATGCAAGCAATCGAGCAGCCAACACAAAGCAAAAAAAGAGTGGGATACCGAAAAATACAAGCGAGGCGTaaaagcgagagggaggcaggagagggagtgggcgGAACAGAACGAGAAGCAacggcgcacacacatacgcacgcgcgcTTTGAGTCAAGTAATCGCTGGATCGAGCGCACCGAGAGATGGAAACGAATTGGCGCGAAGAGTACGTGCCGCAGGTATGGGAAAATGCTGACAGGTGCAAAGGCACGTCCTACAGAAAtacgcacagcagcgcctggaCATGGCGTTGCGGATTCCCTCTCTTAGAAGCGAGTGGATCGCATATAGGTATGCAAACGGGCTTAGCAAGAAGACAGCGAGAGGGACGAAGCTATGTCCGCCCTTGGTTGTGTGACCCTCACCTTCGTTGTGCGCCAACAGAGCAGGAAGAGCAATCGACCACCACCTTTGGGGCAGCTGGCAAACGCATGCATCACCCCTCTGAGTACTGTCCTCGGTCCTTCAGATGCAGCGAGCGACAGCCCTACGTGAGAATGTCCGCCTCGTCGTTATCGCCAGCAAGAAGATGTGACAGCTGTCTTCCTACAGCGCCTTTGGAGCTGTACATCTGGCCCAGAGTGACAGGCGATAGGATGGGGTGACTTTGCGTGGTCTCAGCCGATGTCGACGTAGGACTTGATCGGAACCGGTAAAAGCGTTTcaagggggaaaaggaggtggCCTTCGTGGGGTTCGCGGACGTTGGCGAGGCTGAGGTGAAGGCAGATGGCGGCTTGAGAAGGCCATGGGAGACCAGCAGCATCGACGTTACGGGCGTTGTTCCAGAGCGGAAGGCTGGGATCGCtgatgccgccgcctctccgccTGCAGCTTTCGTGTGTACGTTTGCGATGAACGAGCacccgcctgcgccgcccatGCTGCCGGGAAGCAGGGCCTCCTCCACTGACTCGTACTCCCATGAGGAATCGCAGCGGTGTGCTAACGAGGATGCGAGCTTGTTGGTGCTGCGTGTTTGGAGTATCTCTGCCGAGACGGCcaacggcgtcgctgcgtgGCTGCCGTTATTATCCCTCGTTCCGGAAGAAGCAGACGGGGAGCGGATCGAGATTTCAGTGGACAGCCACACAGCATCGGTACTGACGAACCGAATGAGCGGCGCGCCGTTTGCCATcgtggcggccgccgctgctcgcgcgtgcgcttcccgcgccagcaccgccgccgactgCCAGTGAAGCCACCCAACCATTCGCTGAAACACGTCGGTGAAGCTCACGGTGCCGTGGCTGTTCTTATGAAGACTACACGCTtctcgcagcagcgtcgtcacGGTCGGGTCCGGACGCACAACCACCTGCTTCGAGATGAGGCAgcggaaggggaaaggggctGTGCAGATTCTTGCGCCTTTCCCACTGTGCTCCTCTACCAGCACGGTGGTGCTCGTCACGTACTTGCGCAGGTACACAAGGCGACACTGCAGCTGACGCGGGACCACCACTAGCAATGTGTTCTCTGGGCTAAAGCGGGAGCACAGACTGCAGAGACGGGGCTCGCTAAACTCTTCTGCTACCCACTGCACCGGCACGTTGGCGTACTCAGTCGAGGACACGgccgcggccaccgccgTTTCGTACATGTGCTGTGCCTCCTCGTTGCGAAGCGCGACgtcctcggcggcgctgcgggctACGCGTTGCTGTCCACTTGTGGCAGCTCTACACGGCGCGCCAGACCGCATCGCTATGCCTCCGCCTATCACAGCACCACAACCGCATCCGCTCCACAAGAACGCCGCGATAACGAGTAGCCGGCGAGCCAGAGTACTGTCTTGTGTGAAGATAACCACCCGACCCAGACGGCCGCGGTGAAGCAAATACTCGTCCTCCTTAGAGGTGGATGGCGCGGTGCTACTGCCTGCCGCCCTTGTGGGAGAGGgcggtacagcagcagcagctgacggTGCCGCAAGGAGGTCTGCCGCGGTACGACgtgccgctggcgaaggTGAGTGGCTTTCCAGGCTGCCAGATGGGGCCGATGCTAGATACGGCACATCACCAGCCAGAGGACTGACCGACGGTGCCTTCGGGGAGATTTTGCTAGTCGACACGTGCGTCGtcacggcgccgtcgtcaaCGTGGTCTACACTACTGCTGGTGCTTGCGTGGCCGTAGCCTTCCAGTTTAGCCGAGGTGGGTTTGCCAAAGTTTATGACGTCGTCGTCCCCGATGTGAAGCGGACTGCAGTTGGCCGTGAGCGAGCTCCAGTAGGCCGCGTAGGGCGACAGCCATTCTGGGGCACCTCTTgacccagcagcagcgacaccgccgcaccCCGCAAAACACGCTGACGCCTCATGTGCTGTTGTCGGTGACGAGCTGCTCGGCACGCAGTTCAACAACTGAGACACGCCGTTCACGTTGGGACTGGTTAGGTTGCTCACGGTGGGtgttgccgtcgtcgcaCCGGCAGTggggctggcgctgttgcttCCTCTGCTCCGGGCACGCAGACCTGCACTGCCGAAGCCACTTTCCGTCAATGACAAAAGCCCGCAGATAAAGGCACTCGCGAAGCCCTCGCTGTACTCGCGCACGAAGGAAGTGGCCTCGTGAAGGATGTCAGCCAAGATTAAAGGTGCTGCACGAGGAGAGCCGGAGGGCGGTGCACCGGCACCAGACATCCGCCCTACTGAGGCGGATGCGCCGTCTGAGCCCACCCAGCTCATCGATGTCGCCCGCGCGTCACACGACCCACTGGGCGACTTTACCGACACCCCCTTCGAACCAGACCGAGTTCGCGCGCTGAACAGGGAAGACCGTGTCAGAACTGGCACCGCCCACGCCGACGTCGCAGGCGTCAGCACtgggagaggaaagcgaagGCACAGCGCGTTTGTGAGCTCCGCCTTGACAGCGCGATACGTTGCAAGCGCCTCCGGGTGCGCCTCTAGTAGTGTGGCAATGGCcttcagcgcctgctgctgcgagccTTTCGGCCTCTGCGTGGGCGAGTAGAGGAGACCAAAAAATCGTTGAACAGTGCGAATGGCAAATTCGGTAGTGCGGTTCAACACACTGCGCAGCACATCCATGTGATTCAGGAGGAAGCGGAAGTGCACGCCGCATGGGGGGCAGAGAACCACCAACGCCGTGGCCGCATTGCGTGTCTGCATGGAGTGCATCAAGCCAGTGTGCGTTGTGACAAGTGCTGTGAAGGAGACCGTGAGAATTATGCGGTAGTAGCGGAGCTCGCCCTTGGCAgagcgcacctcc
Encoded here:
- a CDS encoding hypothetical protein (TriTrypDB/GeneDB-style sysID: LpmP.21.1720) translates to MKLTATNSATAAAVPGDDCSHYHSHHHRHDAAVPRRTDTAQHTCFYFTVFFSNNPPIFHSNRIPLEKLDVGALMSPTRARERAGQLVSEESADGLAGSALPSSSFSQCTSCQQQYWKTIFGELGADCVTRRGVGHTCASTQYAAGASAGEDRGGAVPVVEDYRSASATVEEVPQQTLQNVAFPTTFGCCGGACALPLRASGRRMRCTSAALTPMMPPPEVAVSSKVSFSKREASQLLQLPSAADTKNVRAYNAKTLMQESDCGCAQARAPELTESLSSTVETFPLSDTTTSVNDPSTSETVTWALTTSDHLKVALPSLKHKYRDTVAVCSHHNEDATATTISTAPQAHITPTIPNRAEPKALPQGSMATEAPTPAQRDATYSAARAPAARLITSPTTPVPKTLETRNATHSTPLPLAADTSADLSTSMNDTCSAPPAASAPMQEGPPWNMKVEEVRSAKGELRYYRIILTVSFTALVTTHTGLMHSMQTRNAATALVVLCPPCGVHFRFLLNHMDVLRSVLNRTTEFAIRTVQRFFGLLYSPTQRPKGSQQQALKAIATLLEAHPEALATYRAVKAELTNALCLRFPLPVLTPATSAWAVPVLTRSSLFSARTRSGSKGVSVKSPSGSCDARATSMSWVGSDGASASVGRMSGAGAPPSGSPRAAPLILADILHEATSFVREYSEGFASAFICGLLSLTESGFGSAGLRARSRGSNSASPTAGATTATPTVSNLTSPNVNGVSQLLNCVPSSSSPTTAHEASACFAGCGGVAAAGSRGAPEWLSPYAAYWSSLTANCSPLHIGDDDVINFGKPTSAKLEGYGHASTSSSVDHVDDGAVTTHVSTSKISPKAPSVSPLAGDVPYLASAPSGSLESHSPSPAARRTAADLLAAPSAAAAVPPSPTRAAGSSTAPSTSKEDEYLLHRGRLGRVVIFTQDSTLARRLLVIAAFLWSGCGCGAVIGGGIAMRSGAPCRAATSGQQRVARSAAEDVALRNEEAQHMYETAVAAAVSSTEYANVPVQWVAEEFSEPRLCSLCSRFSPENTLLVVVPRQLQCRLVYLRKYVTSTTVLVEEHSGKGARICTAPFPFRCLISKQVVVRPDPTVTTLLREACSLHKNSHGTVSFTDVFQRMVGWLHWQSAAVLAREAHARAAAAATMANGAPLIRFVSTDAVWLSTEISIRSPSASSGTRDNNGSHAATPLAVSAEILQTRSTNKLASSLAHRCDSSWEYESVEEALLPGSMGGAGGCSFIANVHTKAAGGEAAASAIPAFRSGTTPVTSMLLVSHGLLKPPSAFTSASPTSANPTKATSFSPLKRFYRFRSSPTSTSAETTQSHPILSPVTLGQMYSSKGAVGRQLSHLLAGDNDEADILT